The following proteins are encoded in a genomic region of Comamonas resistens:
- a CDS encoding LysR family transcriptional regulator: MQLSRRFLPPMSLLCAFEASARHQSFTAAAAELHLTQSAVSRQIRALEERLGTELFVRERQTVRLSAAGQAYAQEIRAALARISNATLGFRTNPQGGSLNLAILPTFGTRWLAPRLPQFFSAHPGITINLTTRLSQFDFQLEAVDAAIHFGLPNWPGAELEFLMSETVVPACSPDVAARHGFARPQDLLRAPLLHLASRPDAWQRWFGSQGCQGGDMQGMLFDQFATAAQAAIAGVGVALLPKFLIQRELQAGDLVQALPQLPEVESAERYYLAWPTSRSTYPPLQAFQGWLKQVAQEFACSASM, encoded by the coding sequence ATGCAGCTATCCCGTCGCTTTCTGCCCCCCATGTCCCTGCTGTGCGCGTTCGAGGCCTCGGCGCGGCATCAGAGCTTTACCGCAGCGGCCGCCGAGCTGCATCTGACGCAAAGCGCCGTCAGCCGCCAGATTCGCGCGCTGGAGGAGCGCCTGGGCACCGAGCTGTTCGTGCGCGAGCGCCAGACCGTGCGCCTGAGCGCTGCGGGCCAGGCCTATGCGCAGGAGATACGCGCTGCCCTGGCGCGCATCTCCAATGCCACGCTGGGCTTTCGCACCAATCCGCAGGGCGGCAGCCTGAACCTGGCCATCCTGCCGACCTTCGGCACGCGCTGGCTGGCGCCGCGGCTGCCGCAGTTCTTCAGCGCCCATCCGGGCATCACCATCAATCTGACAACGCGGCTGTCGCAGTTCGATTTCCAGCTTGAGGCCGTGGATGCGGCCATTCATTTCGGCTTGCCGAACTGGCCGGGCGCGGAGCTGGAGTTCCTCATGAGCGAGACCGTGGTGCCGGCCTGCAGCCCCGATGTGGCGGCCCGCCATGGGTTTGCCCGGCCCCAGGATCTGCTGCGCGCGCCCCTGCTGCATCTGGCTTCGCGCCCCGACGCCTGGCAGCGCTGGTTCGGCAGTCAGGGCTGCCAGGGCGGCGATATGCAGGGCATGCTGTTCGATCAGTTCGCCACGGCGGCGCAGGCGGCGATTGCCGGCGTGGGCGTGGCGCTGCTGCCCAAGTTTCTGATCCAGCGCGAGCTGCAGGCCGGCGATCTGGTCCAGGCCCTGCCGCAGCTGCCGGAGGTGGAAAGTGCCGAGCGCTACTACCTGGCCTGGCCTACCAGTCGCTCGACCTATCCGCCGCTGCAGGCCTTCCAGGGCTGGCTCAAGCAGGTAGCGCAGGAGTTTGCCTGCTCTGCGTCGATGTAA